Proteins found in one Plasmodium gaboni strain SY75 chromosome 13, whole genome shotgun sequence genomic segment:
- a CDS encoding putative small subunit rRNA processing factor — MAKKKNNYLMVDTNNIKFTENSESEDIDVEEYDDNDVDDSNIDKDDISSSDENDDDEEEDDSSDDNEEENINDDLDEESKKDKKNNKEDYVKISWEKDKKNYYQYESENSSSDDDEEENNERLKEAIYLNKKEKENLEENDFDLYNIYENDNKDNKNVKENIIKKLINDMNNELKEKKEEITLENKDKQEEIKELVMSEQQEYLILLKELSLNIEKVFNEIKENQKLFEFKDINEKNVPSSDINKNTLLYLKKKNETMLTYIIYITYYVFLKVMNSYTPTHPVLDKLIYMNTIISKTNELDNKIKFKIQQLNKSGDKSVKQLNGVNGKELQEDTYEDDEEERDINVDEQEEDYDEEEEDNEEEEEDNEEEEEDDDEEDDEEDDDEEDDDEEDDDDEEDDDEDDDEEDDDDDEEDDDDDEEDDDDDDEDDDDDDEDDDNDDDDDDDDDNEEEEEEEGYNEQKKDLKNKKYKISKSLITEYTDSHIREKEKEEKKKKREKIRNEKNIFVKEIKDMISNRPEKIEEENYLKKMEEKYMDFDEKMLNKKMKELSKKKNKMKNLTNVGMTTNDLLKFVELPEMNEQNDQKNNKFDEKKIFRSNINKIKQIKKNKLEHNPNDDFVSYKKFDKNKQKTFNTNEYMDQQNNIYGKKKIHDEIDDEHIKNMLNFKDMKKEKRKKYMDEKNKQIRKKLVDEENEEVDRRMPNQKIMQNKGLVRKRKSTDGNARVHNRFKYMKKMKVYNSQHAKLKVHDNNYSGEKRGINPYLKKSVDIK, encoded by the coding sequence ATGGcgaaaaagaaaaataattatttaatggTCGATAcgaataatataaaatttacAGAAAACTCAGAATCAGAAGATATAGATGTGGAAgaatatgatgataatgatgTTGATGATTCTAATATAGATAAGGATGATATAAGTAGTAGtgatgaaaatgatgatgatgaagaagaagatGACAGTagtgatgataatgaagaagaaaatataaatgacGATTTAGATGAAGAAAgtaaaaaagataaaaaaaataataaagaggattatgtaaaaatatcttgggaaaaagataaaaaaaattattatcaatatgAAAGTGAAAATTCATCAAgtgatgatgatgaagaagaaaacAATGAAAGATTAAAAGAAGCAATTTATCttaacaaaaaagaaaaagaaaatttagaagaaaatgattttgatttatataatatatacgaaaatgataataaagataataaaaatgtaaaagaaaatattattaaaaagttaattaatgatatgaataacgaattaaaagaaaaaaaagaagaaattacattagaaaataaagacAAACAAGAAGAAATTAAAGAACTTGTTATGAGTGAACAACAAGAATATctaattcttttaaaagaattatcattaaatatagaaaaagTGTTCAATgaaattaaagaaaatcaaaaattattcgaatttaaagatattaatgaaaaaaatgtacCCTCTAgtgatattaataaaaatacattactttatcttaaaaaaaaaaatgaaacCATGTTAAcctatattatttatatcacATATTATGTGTTTCTAAAAGTTATGAATAGTTATACACCTACGCATCCGGTGTTAGATAAACTGATTTATATGAATACTATTATATCAAAAACTAATGAACTCGATAACAAAATCAAGTTCAAAATTCAGCAATTGAATAAGTCAGGAGATAAGTCAGTTAAGCAATTGAATGGTGTGAATGGAAAGGAGCTTCAAGAAGATACATATGAAGATGACGAAGAAGAAAGAGATATTAATGTTGATGAGCAGGAGGAAGATTATGATGAGGAAGAGGAAGATAACGAGGAGGAAGAGGAAGATAACGAGGAGGAAGAGGAAGATGACGACGAGGAAGATGACGAGGAGgatgatgatgaagaggatgatgatgaagaggatgatgatgatgagGAAGATGACGACGAGgatgatgatgaagaggatgatgatgatgatgaagaggatgatgatgatgatgaagaagacgacgatgatgatgatgaagacgacgatgatgatgatgaagacgacgataatgatgatgatgacGATGATGATGACGATAATGAAGAGGAGGAAGAAGAAGAAGGATATAATGAACAAAAGAAAgatttaaaaaacaaaaagtACAAAATTAGTAAAAGCCTTATTACAGAATATACTGATAGTCATATAAgagaaaaagaaaaagaagagaaaaaaaagaaaaggGAAAAGAtaagaaatgaaaaaaatatatttgtaaaagAAATCAAGGATATGATATCGAATAGACCTGAGAAAAttgaagaagaaaattacttaaaaaaaatggaagaaaaatatatggactttgatgaaaaaatgttaaacaaaaaaatgaaagaattaagtaaaaagaaaaataaaatgaagAATTTAACTAACGTTGGAATGACAACAAAcgatttattaaaatttgTAGAATTACCAGAAATGaatgaacaaaatgatcagaagaataataaatttgatgagaaaaaaatattccgaagcaatattaataaaattaagcaaataaagaaaaacaaattaGAACATAATCCAAACGATGATTTTGTTTCTTATAAAAAGTTcgataaaaataaacaaaaaacaTTCAATACAAATGAATATATGGATCAACAGAATAATATCTATGGAAAGAAAAAGATACATGATGAAATAGATGATGAACATATAAAGAATATGTTAAATTTCAAAGatatgaaaaaagaaaagagaaagaaatatatggatgaaaaaaataaacaaataagGAAAAAACTAGTtgatgaagaaaatgagGAAGTTGATAGAAGAATGCCaaatcaaaaaattatgCAAAATAAAGGATTAGtaagaaaaagaaaatcaACTGATGGTAATGCAAGAGTACATAACAGATTTAAgtatatgaagaaaatgaaagTATATAACAGTCAACACGCTAAACTCAAAGTTcatgataataattattcGGGTGAAAAACGAGGAATCAATCCATACTTAAAGAAATCAGTGGATATCAAATAA
- a CDS encoding hypothetical protein (conserved Plasmodium protein, unknown function), which produces MNELRELSKKIKENTTNSKKEEKKNDPEIKNLFENLFSNNSINYLSSFINKTNINEKPDENDNHNIREELSIQNNKIENMGKVLFNNDDKFMKNLNKSTDSFNLNKQYFKRDHNNYSEEEYMKNKTQKNQIIKNGVYIKSKEFVPKRAEEILYDQNENIIGKIINVKGIFSNTKKNIETKDLNKLIDNYEEEIKKRSKNLEIFMNKNKNENNYNDKWDVINNFNVQMNSIGNNKNGCENELLYELYLNKKKKKKSYDSLVFFKRFFNCLNAYIYFLNKCEKNFNKLKIKKSLLYLRNCKDHILLIKAILKFVKNEDQNIKPDEQNNKNKNNNDNNDNNNNNNNNNNNNNNNNNNNNNNNDKRFFDEVIMEDLRNLLNIQTNSLCPNNNITFIKEMKNKYNELLNKLKGVVDIIYNKMFEFKNNNIKIYKYIYLHSNDTLTNADMKEQKICYNTFWYLAFILNIHVNYLNRIKKSIIPHFFKLMVIIYCIIKHIKQTHILNEISQIENVNSISYENIKEVVSKLINKKDNFDESIYYETMNDFDNFRQYIFCTDNKNIVEQDKIKTKDSHISNEENDSHNINLYNYICENEDSIFINLDLLFNDLILLINNNINIMNESNQLKNVGKEKFINDENKNKYNIYFVLSNCLINLTNLMELLFIFNNIDMSCFDMNIEKNVNSYDLTNIFNFYFDNENEEGVADQRYFYKYDDILIYEENINHIKDKLKGKYDDVIQRGTNEYISNHNYNNEKKDSANNKNVNIELSNNTFALYILNKELNENMFSFFHKINLKRNNLNDIYNVYYIYKWKQKHEHFNFLLKHIFKKNFNYYINYIYAILGDIFVYKNVDDYILIDDTVDNYLFNCFFDIYTFEIKNRNEAKYESILNYVDKIHGILKKNMQMRNEKNMQQKKNIKKRTTNKGEEIKMIIITNDDIKKNKKSNIHNNDDNDYNFSSYDEIEKNNNVDSKNNINIIVQPNKLGCIQIHRNLLHVVIFIYRIVSYSYDILFKMKQEEKNKGISNIKLQNNENKDIYFNEEQLMFTIHLNIILLSYKIIKCIYNIFLSYSLFIFRFCSLSNLKDEQVYLLSIINSCIFLKKILQNVNNIYMNYKDMFHFYIFFDDILLQPLTKLKSYFPNGHKNDNIDDNIKKENHSDNDMDDEYIYSDDDSHADMSISCDNNNDDDKYSISDNNYIFEEHNFKNKDINKPNNMDNSNNNNNNSNNSNNSNDDAAKFVNPLNPKSFEENKSLGVEREEKKKKKKKKEIVYIKKKNFNNILFIDKISILSKLHLFVDKININIDSFQNILIKLHKQNFSKLLNKDIILMEEIYLINTLEIINIIFEFFQMQDVYKLIHKSLLLRMMDYFFYLINKNIHNFIYEKKKINELERNHLYENFIFIQNKLSFVMINCI; this is translated from the coding sequence atgaatGAATTAAGAGAACTAAGTAAAAAGattaaagaaaatacaACCAATTCaaaaaaggaagaaaaaaaaaatgatcCTGAAATAAAAAACCTATTTGAAAATTTATTCTCAAATAATTCcataaattatttaagttcatttataaataaaacaaatataaatgagaaaccagatgaaaatgataatcataatataagAGAAGAGTTGTCTATccaaaataataaaatagaaaatatgGGCAAGgttctttttaataatgatgataaatttatgaaaaatttaaataaatccacagattcatttaatttaaataaacaatattttaaaagagatcataataattatagtgaggaagaatatatgaaaaataaaacacaaaaaaatcaaattataaaaaatggtgtatatattaaaagtaAAGAATTTGTACCAAAAAGAGCTGAggaaatattatatgatcaaaatgaaaatataataggtaaaattataaatgtaaaaggtatattttcaaatactaaaaaaaatatagagACAAAAGATCTTAATAAACTTATTGATAATtatgaagaagaaataaagaaaagaaGTAAAAATTTGGAAATTTTTAtgaacaaaaataaaaatgaaaataattataatgataaatgggatgttataaataattttaatgtACAAATGAATTCTATAGggaataataaaaatggatgtgaaaatgaattattGTATGAATTGtatttaaacaaaaaaaaaaaaaaaaaatcttaTGATTCTCTTGTTTTCTTTAAAAGattttttaattgtttaaacgcttatatatattttctgAATAAATGTGagaaaaattttaataaattgAAAATTAAGAAATCTCTATTATATTTAAGAAATTGTAAGgatcatattttattgataaaagcaatattaaaatttgTAAAAAATGAGGACCAAAATATTAAACCTGATGAGcaaaataacaaaaataaaaataacaatgataataatgataataataataataataataataataataataataataataataataataataataataataataataatgataaacGTTTTTTCGATGAAGTAATAATGGAAGATCTTAGAAATCTTCTTAATATTCAAACCAATTCATTATGCCCAAATAACAATATAACATTcataaaagaaatgaaaaataaatataacgAACTATTGAACAAATTAAAAGGTGTAGttgatattatttataataaaatgtttgaatttaaaaataataatattaaaatatataaatatatctatttaCATTCTAATGATACTCTAACTAATGCAGATATGaaagaacaaaaaatttGTTATAATACCTTTTGGTATCTAGCTTTCATATTAAACATACATGTTAATTATTTGAATAGAATAAAGAAAAGTATAATTCCTcattttttcaaattaatggttatcatatattgtattataaaacatataaaacaaacacacatattaaatgaaatatcACAAATAGAAAATGTAAACTCAATATCGTATGAGAACATAAAAGAAGTCGTTtcaaaattaataaataaaaaagataatttTGATGAATCAATTTATTATGAAACCATGAATGattttgataattttagacagtatatattttgtacagataataaaaatattgtagAACAAgacaaaataaaaacaaaagaCTCTCACATTTcaaatgaagaaaatgattctcataatattaatttatataattatatatgtgaaaaTGAAGATTCTATATTTATCAATTTAGATCTTTTGTTTAAtgatttaattttattaataaataataatattaatataatgaatGAATCAAatcaattaaaaaatgttggaaaagaaaaattcataaatgatgaaaacaaaaataaatataatatatattttgtgtTATCAAATTGTTTAATCAATTTAACAAATTTGATggaattattattcatttttaataatattgatatgTCCTGTTTTGATATgaatatagaaaaaaacGTGAACTCATATGAtttaacaaatatatttaatttctattttgataatgaaaatgaagaagGAGTAGCTGATCaaagatatttttataaatatgatgatattttaatatatgaagaaaatattaaccATATTAAAGATAAGTTAAAAGGGAAATATGATGATGTTATACAAAGAGGAACTAACgaatatatttcaaatcATAATTACAATAATGAGAAAAAAGATTCCgcaaataataaaaatgtaaatatagaacttagtaataatacatttgctctatatatattaaataaagaattgAATGAAAACAtgttttcattttttcataaaattaatttaaaaagaaataatttaaatgatatatataatgtgtattatatatacaagTGGAAACAAAAACACGAACactttaattttttgttaaaacatatttttaaaaaaaatttcaattattatattaattatatatatgcaaTATTGGGTgatatatttgtttataaaaatgtagaTGATTACATATTAATTGACGATACTGTAGATAACTACCTATTTAATTgtttttttgatatatatacatttgaaataaaaaatagaaatgaagcaaaatatgaatcaatattaaattatgtAGATAAAATACATGgtatattgaaaaaaaatatgcaaatgagaaatgaaaaaaatatgcaacaaaaaaaaaatataaaaaaacGAACAACTAACAAAGgagaagaaataaaaatgataattattactaatgatgatataaaaaaaaacaaaaaatctaatattcataataatgatgataatgattataatttttcatcatatgatgaaattgaaaagaataataatgttgatagtaaaaacaatattaatattattgtcCAACCTAATAAATTAGGTTGTATACAAATACATAGAAACCTATTACATGTagttatatttatttatcGTATAGTTTCCTATtcatatgatatattatttaaaatgaaacaagaagaaaaaaataaaggaaTATCAAATATCaaattacaaaataatgaaaacAAAGATATCTATTTTAATGAGGAACAATTAATGTTTACtattcatttaaatataattttgttatCTTATAAGattattaaatgtatttataatatatttttaagtTATTCTTTATTCATATTTCGTTTCTGCAGTTTGTCTAATTTGAAGGATGAGCaagtatatttattatctataATAAACAGTtgcatatttttaaaaaaaattttacaaaatgtaaataatatatatatgaattataaGGATATGTTTcatttctatatattttttgatgATATATTACTGCAGCCTTtaacaaaattaaaaagCTATTTTCCCAATGGTCATAAAAATGACAATAtagatgataatataaagaaagAGAATCATAGTGACAATGATATGGATGATGAGTATATTTATTCTGATGATGATAGTCACGCAGATATGTCTATTTCttgtgataataataatgatgatgataaatACTCAATtagtgataataattacatTTTTGAAGAGCacaattttaaaaataaagatattaataaaCCAAACAACATGGATAATAgcaataataataataataatagtaataatagtaataatagtaatgATGATGCGGCTAAATTTGTTAATCCCTTAAACCCCAAATCttttgaagaaaataaatcCTTAGGTGTAGAGagagaagaaaaaaaaaaaaaaaagaaaaaaaaagaaattgtgtatataaaaaaaaaaaattttaataatatattatttattgatAAAATAAGTATCCTAAGTAAACTACATTTATTTGTAGacaaaattaatataaatatagatagttttcaaaatatattaataaaattacaTAAACAAAATTTCTCTAAgttattaaataaagatataataCTAATGGaggaaatatatttaataaatacattagaaataatcaatataatttttgaattttttcaaatgcaagatgtatataaattaatacataaaaGTCTTCTTCTAAGGATGATggattattttttttatttaataaataaaaatatacacaattttatatatgaaaaaaagaaaattaatGAATTGGAAAGAAATCATTTGtatgaaaattttattttcattcaaaataaattatcatttgtTATGATAAATTGTATAG
- a CDS encoding rhomboid protease ROM7 has product MNIIFIFIYIYFLFLSYYRKGNCFIHNKINYEKSRSFLTNSRNVILKKNGFKYYHLKHKKIIKPVYSLKSSINNIWNDIKSIKVKKLLGIFKTEELKRHFQNYNLSSASYIFNKCRLDRVLIAINVLLYLYLNRIDKNEEKKIYFHKGNLIQEQDEQKCEKYKCNYNDVYKNRNYKTFLTSIFIHKNILHLYFNMSSLISIYRLISHVYTNTQIFLIFLLSGIFSNLISYYNHFKKKNEEIYLNDIIDQNYFNKKVFNFKDNKIICGSSSAIYALYGMHITHVIFFYFKNHYVINTSFLYNFVYSFISSLLLENVSHYNHIVGFLCGFFFSFLIIAFEKN; this is encoded by the coding sequence atgaatattatatttatttttatatatatatattttttatttttaagtTATTATAGAAAAGGAAATTGCTTTATTcataacaaaataaattatgaaaaatcTCGAAGTTTCTTAACAAATAGTAGAAATGTAatacttaaaaaaaatggatttaaatattatcatttaaaacataagaaaattattaagCCTGTATATTCATTGAAATCAtctattaataatatatggaatgatataaaatcaataaaagttaaaaaattattgGGGATATTTAAAACTgaagaattaaaaagacattttcaaaattataACTTATCTTCTGCtagttatatttttaataaatgtaGATTAGATCGAGTATTAATAGCTATTAATGTATTgctttatttatatttaaatagaattgataaaaatgaagaaaagaaaatatattttcataaagGTAATTTAATACAGGAACAAGATGAACAAAAATgtgaaaaatataaatgtaattataatgatgtttacaaaaatagaaattataaaacattcttaacttctatttttatacataaaaatattttacatttatattttaatatgaGTTCATTAATATCCATATATAGATTAATTTCACATGTTTATACAAATACTcaaatatttcttatatttttattatctggaattttttcaaatttaatatcttattataatcattttaaaaaaaaaaatgaagaaatatatcttaatgatataatagATCAGAATTATTTTAACAAAAAAGTATTCAATtttaaagataataaaattatatgtgGAAGCAGTTCAGCCATATATGCTTTATATGGAATGCATATAACTCAtgtcatttttttttattttaaaaatcattatgttattaatacatcctttctttataattttgtttattcatttatatcatccTTACTTTTAGAAAATGTAAGTCACTATAATCATATTGTTGGATTTTTATGTGGATTCTTTTTCTCATTTCTTATTATAGCCTTCGAGAAAAACTAA
- a CDS encoding hypothetical protein (conserved Plasmodium protein, unknown function), with the protein LLYMSDSMQNKNDNYNEMLSNEMTFNKNMIIKWVIIAIILYLIFMLFSYVFVNYVLFYAVIFFVCVLIIKYFVYHFNNDEIEVLENYQSFEANTI; encoded by the exons TTATTATATATGAGCGATAGTATGCAAAACAAAAATGACAACTACAATGAGATGCTATCCAATGAAATGACCTTtaacaaaaatatgataata aAATGGGTAATAATAGCTATAATTCTGTATTTGATATTTATGCTATTCTCATATGTATTCGTCAATTACGTTTTGTTCTACGCAgtcatattttttgtttgtgttcttattattaaatattttgtctatcattttaataatgaCGAAATTGAAGTTTTAGAGAATTATCAAAGTTTTGAAGCCAACACAAtctaa
- a CDS encoding putative zinc finger protein produces MSTEYTDKEKIDSMDDTIEVRSMCINCEKEGLNKIVKINIPYFKNVLIHSFECEFCNYKNNVIQDLNQIKDKGVKICMKINNEELLDRQLIKSEYGVLKIPEIDFEIPKETQKGSINTIEGFLHTALNNLTIYLKEIKSMYNEVNNITANGKTETSETIEKNETGEVKLNSTEDLEQKDNKVSTIDEEKNNNNDERDSKDNSGANTNGTCQQITIENYIKMIEKTVQNLSKFVILKEFPFTIQIIDPSGLSSLEHYEDDIKYKIVDIEYYDRTKEELHELGFYEESFEENEKTNDINSNMTGMNTNEKQDIKKENFDFIKKYIHMNDNNNNNDNIHASNNNTNSTMKYKTISNEEEAKLIESFASNCPCCNHMGMNNFCEINIPGFKKCLILSFVCPNCNFKTSEIKSSGEINPKGKKITLTVNNKNDLNRFVIKSETASINIPVVELTSDYGTLGGTLTTVEGLIMKIIESLEEKFKFLLGDSNINTHQYENENIPDAVNNNVDTTSSKIRELIKKLYKLCKTEEFCPYDLIIDDIASNSYISSDVVGEDPNLNEEEYERTYEQNDMLGLTSMQTENY; encoded by the coding sequence ATGAGCACCGAATATAcagataaagaaaaaattgaCTCTATGGATGATACCATTGAGGTACGCTCCATGTGTATAAATTGTGAGAAGGAGGGGCTAAATAAGattgtaaaaataaatataccTTATTTTAAGAACGTTCTAATACATTCTTTTGAATGCGAATTTtgtaattataaaaataatgtcATACAAGATTTGAATcaaataaaagataaaggggtaaaaatatgtatgaaaataaataatgaagaatTATTAGATAGGCAGTTGATTAAATCAGAATATGGTGTTTTAAAAATACCTGAGATAGATTTTGAAATACCAAAAGAAACGCAAAAAGGTTCCATTAATACTATTGAAGGGTTTTTACATACAGCTTTAAATAACCtaacaatatatttaaaagaaataaaaagtatGTATAATGAGGTAAACAATATTACGGCAAATGGAAAAACTGAAACAAGTGAAAcaattgaaaaaaatgaaacaGGTGAGGTGAAATTAAACTCAACGGAGGATCTTGAACAAAAGGATAACAAAGTATCAACAAtagatgaagaaaaaaataataataatgatgaaagAGATAGTAAAGATAATTCAGGTGCCAATACAAATGGAACATGTCAACAAATTACTatagaaaattatattaaaatgattGAAAAGACTGTTCAAAATTTAAGCaaatttgttatattaaaagaattcCCTTTTACTATTCAAATAATTGATCCATCAGGATTGAGTTCACTAGAACATTATGaagatgatataaaatataagatAGTTGATATTGAATATTATGATAGAACTAAAGAAGAATTGCATGAACTTGGTTTTTATGAAGAATCTtttgaagaaaatgaaaaaacaaatgatATTAATTCTAATATGACAGGAATGAATACAAATGAGAAACaagatattaaaaaagaaaatttcgattttataaaaaaatatattcatatgaatgataataataataataatgataatatacatgcaagtaataataatacaaatagtactatgaaatataaaacaataaGTAATGAAGAAGAAGCAAAATTAATTGAATCATTTGCTTCAAACTGTCCATGTTGTAATCATATGGgtatgaataatttttgtGAAATCAATATACCTGGATTTAAGAAATGTTTAATACTTTCTTTTGTTTGTCCAAATTGTAATTTTAAAACTAGTGAAATTAAAAGTAGTGGTGAAATTAACCCAAAGGGTAAAAAAATTACCTTAACagttaataataaaaatgatttgAATAGATTTGTAATAAAATCAGAAACAGCTTCTATCAACATTCCAGTAGTTGAACTAACATCAGATTATGGTACTCTTGGTGGTACTTTAACTACGGTTGAAGGAttaattatgaaaattattGAATCCTTGGAAGAAAAGTTTAAATTCTTATTAGGAGATTCTAATATTAATACTCATCaatatgaaaatgaaaatatacCTGATGCagttaataataatgtagATACTACAAGTTCGAAAATTAGGGAacttattaaaaaattatataaattatgcAAAACTGAGGAGTTTTGTCCTTATGATTTAATAATTGACGACATTGCATCCAATAGTTATATTTCTAGTGATGTAGTAGGAGAGGATCCAAATTTAAACGAAGAAGAATACGAAAGGACCTATGAACAAAATGATATGCTTGGACTTACATCCATGCAGACAgagaattattaa